AGAGGAATCATCTGATGTGTCAGCAGGTTTCACATCTTCTGGAActgacttttttatttctgcttttgcatcTGTGCTTGTTTCATCCCCAGGAGATGAAAAGCCAATACTTGGAAGCCAAAATTTAAATCTTCCAGGAGATCTTTTATTAtcagtcttttctttctcattggTTATGTCTTTTTCTTCACCTTCCACTGCTTCAACTACATCTTCATCTtcagagagaggagctgcagttaTTCCCTCTGGTGATTTACCAGGAAAACCCTCTTCAAGTTTACTGGAACCCTTTACTTCAGCAGCAGATGTTTTTAACTTTGACAAACTTACTTTTCCTCTAGATTCTTCAGACCCATGGTGTGGTTTGTCAGACAGTTTAagctcagcactgccagttctctgtgctgctgctccaaagcTTTCACCAGCACCTGTAGGTCTTCTCACTGATGCATCTCCTGTTGGAGATGGCTGCTGGACCAGCACATCTAAATCACTGTGTGATTCAGGCAACTTGGCCTTGAGCAATGAGAatcccaaagcagcagttttGACCTCTGATGACAGAATCTCTGattctttcagtatttcagtagTATAAATTTCACACCGCTCAATAGCAACATGTTCAGGTTCTACTTTTTCACTTACTTCTTGGCCCTCTATGTAAGACCAATGAATGTCTTGTCCTGCACTTGAAAGGGAGGACTCTATGGTAGCTGTCATTTGTGCTGTTTTAATGTCAGGTTCAGTCAGTGtcaaaattttgctttttgctttttgaataCCCCCCTCTACAGCTCCCTGTGTTTCTTCAGAGATAGCAGAGCTTGCTTGCAGTCGCACTATTTCAATGTCAGTACTAGATCCCTTTGGATCTGTTACTACTTTTGACAGTAAAACATCAGCTTCAATTGGGAGAGTTCTGAAAGTGAATCTTGGTATTTTTAGTTTGGGAATTTTTACACTTACTTCTGGGACACCTTGTGTTTGGTCCACTGTTTCCCCTGTTATTCTGGCAGATGCTTCTTTATGATCTAGACCTGGACTTTTCAGGCCAATCAATCCTTCTGGTTTTTGTaactgcatttctgcagtgtcTCTTTCACTTTGAGGTGCTGAATCAGCTTCTGACTTTGGCAAACTGGTATCATCTTCAAACCCCTTGATTTCAGAATGCAACATTCCAAACCTTGGAATCTTAAACTTGTATGCTTTAATTTTACTTGTTTCTGCTCTGTCTTCTACTTGCACTTCCACTCCTGCAGACACATCCTTTTCAACACTTTTCACgcaaaatttcatttcaggatCTACTCCAGTAATTTTAACATCCGTCTTCAATGTCGGAACTTCTACCTTTAGATCTTCCAGTTTAGCAGTAACGTAAGTACCATCTTCTGATCCTTTTGTTGTAGACCATTCACACACAGTCCTTTTTAATTGACTTTCTTCACTGTCTTTTCCTGTAATTTTCACCTCGCcctttatctttccttttttgattGCTGCCTCTTTGTTTGGAATATCTAGCTCTTCCTTTGGAAGATTAACatctattttcttctgtgttgcATCCAGAGTAATTTCAGCTGATGATGGCTTGCATCCTACCCCTGATGTCTCTAATTTCATAGAACTTTCTACTTTTTGGACATTTATATCCTGTGATTTGCCTTTATGCTCTGGAGACGTCAGAGTACACGTAGGAAACCTATTTGTTGAACTCCTGGCTTTGTCAGTTTCTGAAGCACTTGGGTATGATTTAGACAATTCTGCTGTAGACACTGTGATTTCTGAAGTATGTCCTTCAGCACTGCGCTTAACTACCTCTGCATAAGTTTCAGTTTTTGGAAGACTCACTCCACTATCTGTTCTTTCTGCAGATAATGAAATATGTCCTTCAATTTCTGGCAAGCTAACATTAGACATCTTCACAGAATCTTCTAATTTTTGAATCCCTTCTTTTCCAATAGTAATTTCAGCAACTGCATGTGGTAATGAGAAGGTATTTTCAGGAACacttgtttcagtttgtgctttAGCAGAAGGAATAGTTGCCTGAGCTTTTTCCATACTTCTTTCAATATCGGCATCacttttttgttcctttaagGATGACCTGCCAAATGCAGGTATTCTGAATTTTGGCATTTTAAACCATCCCTGATGTTCTTCAGTCTGAActtcttcagcttttatttcatgttcttttaGTTTGATTTCCTTCTCCTCAAGACTCTCACTAACACTCTCTGTCTTTGGTTTGGACACTGACTGGGTGCTTATGTCTACCTTTGCATCTTCAATGCCACCTGTCAGAGCTTGGGGTGTTTTTATCTTACCATCAACTCCTCCAGGATCTGACATATCAGATATAAGTTCTGATGCTGGAACTCCCACAGCAATGCCAGCAATTTCATTTGTTGTTCTTAGTTGGGGTAGCTCAGCCTCTATTTTTGGAGAGCTGATCTCTGTCTCTGGGACTTTCCCTTTTATTCGGGAGATTCCAAACTTTGTCTTCTGGAACGTGGGCATTTTAATCTTCCCTTCAGGACCTTCcaatttcacttttcttccaTCCACAACTGATGAGCTTTCTGTTAGTATATCAGGGCTCTTCAAATCAACTGAAGCTTCTCCTTTGGGGAGCTTAGTACCTGTTTTTTGAATGTTACATTCATTGGCAGAACTTATTTTTAAGTCAACCTGTTGAAAGCTCCTCTCTGAGGGAGTCAAAGAAGCATCAATCTTTGCTGAGCTGACTGTTATTTCAGTTTTAGAGGCTTCAGTTTCTACTCTGGAAAACTCCAGAGTGTGGACTCTAGTGTCAGCCAGTTTTATGCTGATTTGTGCCCCTTCTTCAGTCCCTTCAGGATGACTTTTTTCTATATCAGGTATCTTAATAGAATCATCACCCTCTATTTCTGTTTTAGGAAGAGTAGCATCAACTTCAACTTTTTGAGATTTTGGAACCTTTATCTTGGAGAGTGAAATTTTAGGCATGACAAATTGAGGTTTTTTAATTGGACTTTTTTGTTCAACTTTTCCTGAGGATATTTCCAGATCAAGGTCTGCCCCACTACCTTGATCATCAGCTGCAGTTTCTTTCACTTCTGTGTCTATTCTGCTTGACACGACAGCAAGCTTTTGGTCTTCCAAATTTGCTCCAGAATCAGATTTAACACTTGCTTCCTTCTTTGGTGACCAACTGAAGGACGGAAGTTTGAATTTGGGCATTTTGAAAtgtccttccttctcttctccttctccatcttgctttatttCCCCCTTGATCGTTACTGCTGCATCTGAATCCTGAATATCACTGTCTGGTTTTGGAAAAGGGATGTCAGCTGATGGGAGGTGAACATCAGCCTCTGATGTCTTACTGTCAGTTTTGGTAATTTTGGCTTCAGGGCTGTAAATCCTTTTTTCTGTGCCACATTCTGCCTTCAAGTCTGGTGCTTCAACAGCAATGTCAGATATTTCTACTGTTGCTTTTAGTTGGGGAACCTTGACTTCTGATTTGGATTGGCCAACATCCTTTTCCAACCTTTTCCCTTTAGAAAGTGTAATTCCTACCTTTGGCATTTGGAATTTAGACATTTTTGTTTTCGCTTCAGAACCTTCAGCTTTTATCTCTACATCACCCACAGCAATTTCACTTGATTTTCTTTCAACACTTATGTCAGGACTCTTCACCTCAAGCAAACCTTCAGGTGTCATCTTAATATCTGAGGTGGAGAGGCTGGCATTAGCAGCAGCCGATTTCAGAGTCAGATCATCTCCTTCACAGGTAGGAACTTTGACCTCACCTGTAGGCATGCTAATATGCATCTCTACTTTGGGAGCTTGGGCTTCTGGTTTGGAAAATTCTGAAGGTGGGACTGTAACTTTAGGCACTTTTATGCCCAGTCCTGCAACTTCTCCACTACTTCCTTTCTCAGATTTCTGAACAGaaacagcttctttttcttctttgggtCCAGAAACATCAGTTTCCAGTACAGGCAGAGAGACCTGTACTTTCTGACCCTTAATTTTAGGGAATGAGATCTTTGGCATGGTAAATTGGGACTTCTTGGTTTTGGCCTTTTCACCATCTTTTTCTGTTGTATCAAATTCTTCATGAGTGTATTGATTCTCAGGAGTAGGTAAAGTTAATTCAGATCCCATGTCTCCAGATAAGGTAGACAAAGTGGGTCCTTCCAGATGTTCCTCAACAGGAGAAGGAGCAATAGCTTCTTTCTTTGGTGACCACCTAAATGAAGGCAGCTTGAATTTTGAtgatttaaatttgttttctttctcctcagtACCCTTTTCTCCTGTAGCTACTTCCTGTTCTGCCTTGCACTCTAAATCTGGGCCACGGATTTCTGCTTCTAAGTTGGGCAAGGTAGCCTCCATGGGTGAGAGATTTGGGTCCACTGTTGGTGCATCCAGAACAACTTCAAGTGAAGGTTTATGCAACTTTACACCAAGATGGGGATCAGAAATTTGAGCTGTTTTTTCAATATCAGGACCAGTCATATCAGATGATATCCTTCCCTTGGAAATGTCAGATTGCACGTTGGAACCAATGTCACCTTCAGATGCCTTTCCCTTAGATCGAATTCTGAATTTTGGTTTTCGGAATTTAGGAATTTTAACTGTGACCTCTGTGTCAACCAAAGATATTTCAGCAGATGTGGTTTTGCCCTCTAGCTTAAAACCTCCTTGCTCCTCAGAACCATCTTCACCTAAAACTTCAAAATCTGAAAGATTTTCATCACCAAGAGAAGCTAATTTTGATTCTGATTCTGTTAGATTAATTTGGTATTTAGTAAGAGTAACATCCCCCTTTTGTAATGAGGACTCCAGATCAATTTTAGATGAAGTCACTTCAGATTTAGAAAAACCAATGCTAGGAACTCTGAATTTGGTACTTTTAGACACACTCTCCCCCTTAACATCAGAAAAACGCTTAGGTTCAACACTCTCAGAAGGTACAGAAGAAGCATCCTCTGTTAAAGAATAACAAAGagtttctgaaacagaaacatcaCATCCAGATTGGCTTTGAGCATGAGGTTTGAAAGTCttagaaagagaaattttaggCATTCTAAATACAGAAGTTTTAGATTTGCCAATGTCCTCCCCTTTACCACAGGAAGAATCAAGCGGAGCATCAAAGCTGGGCGCTTGGATCTCAGAGTCAGAAAATGTCACATCAGTAATGGCAGATCCTGAGGGCACCGTCACTTGGGGCTCGGGGAGGCTGACGTCCACTTCTGCGGCCGCGGTGCCCTtggcctctctgctgctggaccaGCCAAAGGAAGGCATGCCGAACTTGGGCATCTTGAACTTGCCATCCTTGGTCTTGGCGGCCTCATTCTCTGGGACTTTGGCCTCTCCTTCAAGGCTCATCGTGGCCTCAGGCGCCTGCAGGTCGACGCTAGCCTGTGGAAGAGTGACGTCGACGGAGGGCATGCTGATGTCCACCTCTGGAGCTTTGATGTCAGCTTTGGGCATCTTGAGGGAGGGCTTCTCCAGCTTCACACTGGTGCTTTCCCCTGCAACCATCACGGTGGCGGAGGGGAGCTCAACTTCAGCCTCAGCTGTGGGCACCTCACCCTTGGGCGAGGACACTTTGAATTTGGGCTTGTCGAACTTGGGCATCTTGAGCTTGCCTTTCAGGCCCGtgccttccagctccagcttgcCTTCGGCAGACGGCGCTTTGAGGTCTACATCAGGcgcctggagctccagggagccTTCGACAGAGGGCAGCTTGACGTCTGGGGCCGTAACAGTGATGTCGCTGTCTGAGGCCTTGAGCTCTGCCTGCGGGAGGCTGATGTCTGCCTCCAGTTTGGGAGACTTGACGGTGGGCTTGGAGAAGACCACGCTGGGCACCTTGACTTTGGGCATGTGTATTTTCATACCGCCACCTTCTGCTTTGCCTGCGGCCACCTCCAGGCTGCCTTCAGCCTCGGGGCCCTGCCGGGCGACTTCGCCCTCTGAGGCTTTGGGCAGCGAGACCTCGGCCTTGGGCAGGCTGACCTGCGCCTGGGGAGCTTTCATTTTGGGCAGCTTGACGCTGGGCATCTTGACGTCTGGCATCTTGAATCTGCCTTTCTCACTCTCCGCTGCTACCGTGGCTGTCTCGATGGTCACCTCCACACCGGGCGCTTGGATTTCGGCCGTGGGAAGGGTCACCTCCACTTCAGTGGCTCTCGATGGCACCGTCACTTGGGGTTCGTGGAGGCTGATGTCCACCTCTGCGGCCGCGGTGCCCTtggcctctctgctgctggaccaGCCAAAAGAAGGCATGCCGAACTTGGGCATCTTGAACTTGCCGTCCTTGGCCTTGGCGGCCTCCTTCTCTGGGACTTTGGCCTCCCCTTCAAGGCTCATGGTGGCCTCAGGCGCCTGCAGGTCGACGCTAGCCTGTGGAAGAGTGACGTCGACAGAGGGCAGACTGATGTCCACCTTGGGAGCTTTGATGTCAGCTTTGGGTATGTTGAGGGACGACTTCTCTACCTTCACACCGGTGCCCTCCACTGTAGCCGTCACGGTGGCGCAGGGGAGCTCAACCTCAGCGCTGGGCAGGCTGACCTCAGCTGTGGGCACCTCACCCTTGGGCGAGGACACTTTGAATTTGGGCTTGTCGAACTTGGGCATCTTCAGCTTGCCTTTCAGGCCCGtgccttccagctccagcttgcCTTCGGCAGACGGCGCTTTCAGGTCTACGTCAGGcgcctggagctccagggagccTTCGACAGAGGGCAGCTTGACTTCTGGGGCCGTAACAGTGATGTCGCTGTCGGTGGCCTTGAGCTCTGCCTGCGGGAGGCTGATGTCTGCCTCCAGATTGGGAGACTTGAGGGTGGGCTTGGAGAAGACCACGCTGGGCACCGTGACTTTGGGCATGTGTATTTTCATACCGCCACCTTCTGCTTTGCCTGCGGCCACCTCCAGGCTGCCTTCAGCCTTGGGGCCCTGCAGGGTAACTTCACCCTCCGGGGCTTTGGGCAGCGAGACCTCGGCCTTGGGCAGGCTGACCTGCGCCTGGGGAGCTTTCATTTTGGGCAGCTTGATGCTGGGCATCTTGACGTCGGGCATCTTGAATCTGCCTTTCTCTCCATCTGCTGCACCCGTGGCCGTCTCGATGGTCACCTCCACACCGGGCGCTTGGATTTCGGCCGTGGGAAGGGTCACCTCCACTTCAGTGGCTCCAGAAGGCACTGTCACTTGAGGCTCGGGGAGGCTGACGTCCACTTCTGCGGCCACGGTGCCCTtggcctctctgctgctggaccaGCCAAAGGAAGGCATGCCGAACTTGGGCATCTTGAACTTGCCGTCCTTGGTCTTGGCGGCCTCCTTCTCTGGGACTTTGGCCTCTCCTTCAAGGCTCACCGTGGCCTCAGGCGCCTGCAGGTCGATGCTAGCCTGTGGAAGAGTGACGTCGACGGAGGGCAGACTGATGTCCACCTTGGGAGCTTTGATGTCAGCTTTGGGCATCTTGAGGGAGGGCTTCTCCAGCTTCACACTGGTGCTTTCCCCTGCAGCCGTCATGGTGGCGTACGGGAGCTCAACTTCAGCCTCAGCTGTGGGCACCTCACCCTTGGGCGAGGACACTTTGAATTTGGGCTTGTCGAACTTGGGCATCTTGAGCTTGCCTTTCAGGCCCGtgccttccagctccagcttgcCTTCGGTAGACGGCGATTTGAGGTCTACGTCAGGcgcctggagctccagggagccTTCGACAGAGGGCAGCTTGGCATCTGGGGCCGTGACAGTGATGTCGGTGTCAGGGgccttcagctctgcctgcgGGAGGCTGATGTCTGCCACCAGTTTGGGAGACTTGAGGGTGGGCTTGGAGAAGACCACGCTGGGCACCTTGACTTTGGGCATGTGTATTTTCATACCGCCGACATCCACTTTGCCTGCGGCCACCTCCAGGCTGCCTTCAACCTCGGGGCCCTGCAGGGCGACTTCGCCCTCCAGGGCTTTGGGCAGCGAGACCTCGGCCTTGGGCAGACTAACCTGCGCCTGGGGAGCTTTCATTTTGGGCAGCTTGACGCTGGGCATCTTGACGTCTGGCATCATGAATCCTCCTTTCTCATTCTCCGGTGCAACCGTGGCCGTCTCGACGGTCACCTCCACACCGGGCGCTTGGATTTCGGCCGCGGGCAGGGTCACCTCCACTTCAGTGGCTCCAGAAGGCACCCTCACTTGAGGCTCAGGTAGGCTGACGTCCACTTCTGCGGCCACAGTGCCTTtggcctctctgctgctggaccaGCCAAAGGAAGGCATGCCGAACTTGGGCATCTTGAACTTGCCGTCCTTGGTCTTGGTGGCCTCCTTCTCTGGGAATTTGGCCTCCCCTTCAAGGCTCATGGTGGCCTCAGGCGCCTGCAGGTCGACGCTAGCTTGTGGAAGAGTGACGTCGACGGAGGGCAGACTGACGTCCACCTTGGGAGCTTTGATGTCAGCTTTGGGCATCTTGAGGGAGGGCTTCTCCAGCTTCACACTGGTGCTTTTCCCTGCAACCATCCCGGTGGCGGAGGGGAGCTCAACTTCAGCCTCAGCTGTGGGCACCTCACCCTTGGGCGAGGACACTTTGAATTTGGGCTTGTCGAACTTGGGCATCTTGAGCTTGCCTTTCAGGCCTGtgccttccagctccagcttgcCTTCGGTAGACGGCGATTTGAGGTCTACGTCAGGcgcctggagctccagggagccTTCGACAGAGGGCAGCTTGACGTCTGGGGCCGTGACAGTGATGTCGGTGTCAGGGGCCTTGAGCTCTGCCTGCGGGAGGCTGATGTCTGCCTCCAGATTGGGAGACTTGAGGGTGGGCTTGGAGAAGACCACGCTGGGCACCGTGACTTTGGGCATGTGTATTTTCATACCGCCACCTTCTGCTTTGCCTGCGGCCACCTCCAGGCTGCCTTCGGCCTCGAAGCCCTGCAGGGTGACTTCGCCCTCCGGGGCTTTGGGCAGCGAGACCTCGGTCTTGGGCAGGCTGACCTGCGCCTGGGGAGCTTTCATTTTGGGCAGCTTGACGCTGGGCATCTTGACGTCGGGCATCTTGAATCGGCCTTCTCTCCCTCCGCTGCTACCGTGGCTGTCTCGACGGTCACCTCCACACTGGGCGTTTGGATTTCGGCAGCGGGCAGGGTCACCTCCACTTCGGTGGCTCCGGATGGCACCGTCACTTGGGGTTCGGTGAGGCTGACGTCCACCTCTGCGTCTACGGTGCCCTtggcctctctgctgctggaccaGCCAAAGGAAGGCATGCCGAACTTGGGCATCTTGAATTTGCCGTCCTTGGTCTTGGCGGCCTCCTTCTCTGGGACTTTGGCCTCCCCTTCAAGGCTCATGGTGGCCTCAGGCGCCTGCAGGTCGACGCTAGCCTGTGGAAGAGTGACGTCGACGGAGGGCATGCTGATGTCCACCTTGGGAGCTTTGATGTCAGCTTTGGGCATCTTGAGGGAGGGCTTCTCCAGCTTCACACTGGTGCTTTCCCCTGCAACCATCACGGTGGCGGAGGGGAGCTCAACTTCAGCCTCAGCTGTGGGCACCTCACCCTTGGGCGAGGACACTTTGAATTTGGGCTTGTCGAACTTGGGCATCTTGAGCTTGCCTTTCAGGCCCGtgccttccagctccagcttgcCTTCGGCAGACAGCGCTTTGAGGTCTACGTCAGGcgcctggagctccagggagccTTCGACAGAAGGCAGCTTGACGTCTGGGGCCGTAACAGTGATGTCGCTGTCGGTGGCCTTGAGCTCTGCCTGCGGGAGGCTGATGTCTGCCTCCAGATTGGGAGACTTGAGGGTGGGCTTGGAGAAGACCACACTGGGCACCGTGACTTTGGGCATGTGTATTTTCATACCGCCGACATCCGCTTTGCCTGCGGCCAACTCCAAGCTGCCTTCGGCCTCGGGGCCCTGCAGGGTGACTTCGCCCTCCGGGGCTTTGGGCAGCGAGACCTCGGCCTTGGGCAGGCTGACCTGCGCCTGGGGAGCTTTCATTTTGGGCAGCTTGACGCTGGGCATCTTGACATCGGGCATCTTGAATCGGCCTCTCTCTCCCTCCGCTGCACCGTGGCTGTCTCGATGGTCACCTCCACACTGGGCGCTTGGATTTCGGCCGTGGGTAGCGTCAACTCCAGTTCGGTGGCTCCGGAAGGCATCGTCACTTGAGGCTCGGGGAGGCTGACGTCCACCTCTGCGGCCACGGTGCCTTtggcctctctgctgctggaccaGCCAAAGGAAGGCATGCCGAACTTGGGCATCTTGAACTTGCCATCCTTGGCCTTGGCGGCCTCCTTCTCTGGGACTTTGGCCTCTCCTTCAAGGCTCATGGTGGCCTCAGGCGCCTGCAGGTCGACGCTAGCCTGTGGAAGAGTGACGTCGACGGAGGGCAGACTGATGTCCACCTTGGGAGCTTTGATGTCAGCTTTGGGCATCTTGAGGGAGGGCTTCTCCAGCTTCACACTGGTGCTTTCCCCTGCAGCCGTCATGGTGGCGGAGGGGAGCTCAACTTCAGCCTCAGCTGTGGGCACCTCACCCTTGGGCGAGGACACTTTGAATTTGGGCTTGTCGAACTTGGGCATCTTGAGCTTGCCTTTCAGGCCCGtgccttccagctccagcttaCCTTCGGCAGACGGCGATTTGAGGTGTACATCAGGcgcctggagctccagggagctTTGGAGGGATGGCGGCTTGACGTCTAGGGCCGTGACAGTGATGTCAGTGTCTGGGGCATTGAGCTCTGCCTGCGGGAGGCTGATGTCTGCCTCCAGTTTGGGAGACTCGACGGTGGGCTTGGAGAAGACCACGCTGGGCACCGTGACTTTGGGCATGTGTATTTTCATACCGCCACCTTCTGCTTTGCCTGCGGCCACCTCCAGGCTGCCTTCAACCTCGGGGCCCTGCAGGGTAACTTCACCCTCCAGGGCTTTGGGCAGCGAGACCTCGGCCTTGGGCAGGCTGACCTGCGCCTGGGGAGCTTTCATTTTGGGCAGCTTGATGCTGGGCATCTTGACGTCGGGCATCTTGAATCTGCCTTTCTCTCCCTCCGCTGCTCCCGTGGCCGTCTCGATGGTCACCTCCACACTGGGCGCTTGGATTTCGGCCgtgggcagggtcacctccaCTTCAGTGGCTCCAGAAGGCACCGTCACTTGAGGCTCGGGGAGGCTGACGTCCACTTCTGCGGCCACGGTGCCCTtggcctctctgctgctggaccaGCCAAAGGAAGGCATGCCGAACTTGGGCATCTTGAACTTGCCGTCCTTGGTCTTGGCGGCCTCCTTCTCTGGGACTTTGGCCTCTCCTTCAAGGCTCATCGTGGCCTCAGGCGCCTGCAGGTCGACGCTAGCCTGTGGAAGAGTGACGTCGACGGAGGGCATGCTGATGTCCACCTTGGGAGCTTTAATGTCAGCTTTGGGCATCTTGAGGGATGGCTTCTCCAGCTTTACACTGGTGACCTCCCCTGCAGCCGTCACGGTGGCGGAGGGGAGCTCAACTTCATCCTCAGCTGTGGGCACCTCACCCTTGGGCAAGGACACTGTGAATTTGGGCTTGTCGAACTGGGGCATCTTGACATCGGGCATCTTGAATCTGCCTTTCTCTCCCTCCGCTGCTACCGTGGCCGTCTCGACGGTCACCTCCACCCTGGGCGCTTGGATTTCGGCCGCGGGCAGGGTCACCTCCACTTCAGTGGCTCCAGAAGGCACCGTCACTTGAGGCTCGGAGAGGCTGACGTCCACCTCTGCGTCCACGGTGCCCTtggcctctctgctgctggaccaGCCAAAGGAAGGCATGCCGAACTTGGGCCTCTTGAATTTGCCATCCTTGGTCTTGGCAGCCTCCTTCTCTGGGACTTTGGCCTCCCCTTCAAGGCTCATGGTGGCCTCAGGCGCCTGCAGGTCGATGCTAGCCTGTGGAAGAGTGACGTCGACGGAGGGCATGCTGATGTCCACCTTGGGAGCTTTGATGTCAGCTTTGGGCATCTTGAGGGAGGGCTTCTCCAGCTTCACACTGGTGCTTTCCCCTGCAGCCGTCATGGTGGCGGAGGGGAGCTCAACTTCAGCCTCAGCTGTGGGCACCTCACCCTTGGGCGAGGACACTTTGAATTTGGGCTTGTCGAACTTGGGCATCTTGAGCTTGCCTTTCAGGCCCGtgcctcccagctccagcttgcCTTCGGCAGACGGCGCTTTGAGGTCTACGTCAGGcgcctggagc
This sequence is a window from Serinus canaria isolate serCan28SL12 chromosome 5, serCan2020, whole genome shotgun sequence. Protein-coding genes within it:
- the AHNAK2 gene encoding protein AHNAK2 isoform X43 yields the protein MEVTLKTEVEAGASGFSVKGGGNEGIFIKKVLKESPASKIFSLREGDQLLSATIFFDNIKYEDALKILQYSEPYRVQFSLKRKIAVQEDLEHSTAQHKKERIGQEKELSESIPEETPHVSGKSISEEDRETLIVSQRVGRSKRPKKDRLSWPKFQSIKNKKILRHRRSHSTSDAYEPALQDISPTSTDTESQFPQEVHTKEKKGSQRKLKFPSIGFRMHRSKPEPQEKQRKEIKTTLISEREKIHQYDISLENPEILTVEYTTSPAYEMKTGEGHETLTKDVKEMKNGIPSHVKQCPEVEISIKKDKEATSKFSVPEVADITTDIPKPSLETADLKVSPTKKSPQASSKSRKKKQKGTADKKDGESGINIDLMGHSTKGSVQVKGLEIGTAKAELQTSETLQTGEKKAEEDTQIINIQKINYGISVPKRKETEADTTKQRSDVPQSVQEKTADMTSEDSRNVTGKTLMPDTESDVSTWKIQMPSFKVAKAPKTDIKITREESKEDTEDRVKKERMEEDAIPTNDKALNIEIGMKRGEKDIEGKESKFRLPKLKFPTFTWSSAKEETAQPEAQISDREVKVQTLEITGEPQVSGPPEKITVPTAETKVVISIGKIDENDTKQKHEGQMLSPKKTNIKSSPVERKTEDTKGKMWISKTDIEIEKMEFNEKSKDELLEMTPPNIKAPEVDISLPSVDVTLPQASVDLQAPEATMSLEGEAKVPEKEAAKTKDGKFKMPKFGMPSFGWSSSREAKGTVAAEVDVSPPEPQVTVPSGATEVEVTLPAAEIQAPGVEVTIETATVEAGGEKGGFKMPDVKMPSIKLPKMKAPQAQVSLPKAEVSLPKAPEGDVALQGPEAEGSLEVAAGKAEGGGMKIHMPKVKVPSVVFSKPTLKSPKLEADISLPQAELKAPDSDITVTAPDDKLPSVEGSLELQAPDVDLKAPSAEGKLELEGTGLKGKLKMPKFDKPKFKVSSPKGEVPTAEVSLPSAEVELPSATVTAAGEGIGVKLEKPSLKMPKADIKAPKVDISMPSVDVTLPQASVDLQAPESTMSLEGEAKVPEKEAAKAKDGKFKMPKFGMPSFGWSSSREAKGTVAAEVDVSLPEPQVTVPSCVTEVEVTLPGAEIQAPGVEVTIETATVAAESEKGGFKMPDVKMPSIKLPKMKAPQAQVSLPKAEVSLPKAPEGEVALQGPEAEGSLEVAAGKVDVGGMKIHMPKVKVPSVVFSKPTLKSPNLEADISLPQAELKATDSDITVTAPDAKLPSVEGSLELQAPDVDLKAPSAEGKLELGGTGLKGKLKMPKFDKPKFKVSSPKGEVPTAEAEVELPSATMTAAGESTSVKLEKPSLKMPKADIKAPKVDISMPSVDVTLPQASVDLQAPEATMSLEGEAKVPEKEAAKTKDGKFKMPKFGMPSFGWSSSREAKGTVAAEVDVSLPEPQVTVPSGATEVEVTLPTAEIQAPSVEVTIETATGAAEGEKGRFKMPDVKMPSIKLPKMKAPQAQVSLPKAEVSLPKALEGEVTLQGPEVEGSLEVAAGKAEGGGMKIHMPKVTVPSVVFSKPTVESPKLEADISLPQAELNAPDTDITVTALDVKPPSLQSSLELQAPDVHLKSPSAEGKLELEGTGLKGKLKMPKFDKPKFKVSSPKGEVPTAEAEVELPSATGMVAGKSTSVKLEKPSLKMPKADIKAPKVDISMPSVDVTLPQASVDLQAPEATMSLEGEAKVPENEAAKTKDGKFKMPKFGMPSFGWSSSREAKGTAAAEVDVSLPEPQVTVPSGSAITDVTFSDSEIQAPSFDAPLDSSCGKGEDIGKSKTSVFRMPKISLSKTFKPHAQSQSGCDVSVSETLCYSLTEDASSVPSESVEPKRFSDVKGESVSKSTKFRVPSIGFSKSEVTSSKIDLESSLQKGDVTLTKYQINLTESESKLASLGDENLSDFEVLGEDGSEEQGGFKLEGKTTSAEISLVDTEVTVKIPKFRKPKFRIRSKGKASEGDIGSNVQSDISKGRISSDMTGPDIEKTAQISDPHLGVKLHKPSLEVVLDAPTVDPNLSPMEATLPNLEAEIRGPDLECKAEQEVATGEKGTEEKENKFKSSKFKLPSFRWSPKKEAIAPSPVEEHLEGPTLSTLSGDMGSELTLPTPENQYTHEEFDTTEKDGEKAKTKKSQFTMPKISFPKIKGQKVQVSLPVLETDVSGPKEEKEAVSVQKSEKGSSGEVAGLGIKVPKVTVPPSEFSKPEAQAPKVEMHISMPTGEVKVPTCEGDDLTLKSAAANASLSTSDIKMTPEGLLEVKSPDISVERKSSEIAVGDVEIKAEGSEAKTKMSKFQMPKVGITLSKGKRLEKDVGQSKSEVKVPQLKATVEISDIAVEAPDLKAECGTEKRIYSPEAKITKTDSKTSEADVHLPSADIPFPKPDSDIQDSDAAVTIKGEIKQDGEGEEKEGHFKMPKFKLPSFSWSPKKEASVKSDSGANLEDQKLAVVSSRIDTEVKETAADDQGSGADLDLEISSGKVEQKSPIKKPQFVMPKISLSKIKVPKSQKVEVDATLPKTEIEGDDSIKIPDIEKSHPEGTEEGAQISIKLADTRVHTLEFSRVETEASKTEITVSSAKIDASLTPSERSFQQVDLKISSANECNIQKTGTKLPKGEASVDLKSPDILTESSSVVDGRKVKLEGPEGKIKMPTFQKTKFGISRIKGKVPETEISSPKIEAELPQLRTTNEIAGIAVGVPASELISDMSDPGGVDGKIKTPQALTGGIEDAKVDISTQSVSKPKTESVSESLEEKEIKLKEHEIKAEEVQTEEHQGWFKMPKFRIPAFGRSSLKEQKSDADIERSMEKAQATIPSAKAQTETSVPENTFSLPHAVAEITIGKEGIQKLEDSVKMSNVSLPEIEGHISLSAERTDSGVSLPKTETYAEVVKRSAEGHTSEITVSTAELSKSYPSASETDKARSSTNRFPTCTLTSPEHKGKSQDINVQKVESSMKLETSGVGCKPSSAEITLDATQKKIDVNLPKEELDIPNKEAAIKKGKIKGEVKITGKDSEESQLKRTVCEWSTTKGSEDGTYVTAKLEDLKVEVPTLKTDVKITGVDPEMKFCVKSVEKDVSAGVEVQVEDRAETSKIKAYKFKIPRFGMLHSEIKGFEDDTSLPKSEADSAPQSERDTAEMQLQKPEGLIGLKSPGLDHKEASARITGETVDQTQGVPEVSVKIPKLKIPRFTFRTLPIEADVLLSKVVTDPKGSSTDIEIVRLQASSAISEETQGAVEGGIQKAKSKILTLTEPDIKTAQMTATIESSLSSAGQDIHWSYIEGQEVSEKVEPEHVAIERCEIYTTEILKESEILSSEVKTAALGFSLLKAKLPESHSDLDVLVQQPSPTGDASVRRPTGAGESFGAAAQRTGSAELKLSDKPHHGSEESRGKVSLSKLKTSAAEVKGSSKLEEGFPGKSPEGITAAPLSEDEDVVEAVEGEEKDITNEKEKTDNKRSPGRFKFWLPSIGFSSPGDETSTDAKAEIKKSVPEDVKPADTSDDSSKQAEKAGWFRFPKLGFTSPSKKAKSVDKEEVGHKEGRLSDEDSPTDKPDVFFDAQESLSPKETGEGEKAETDGASSIVTSSARTELILLEEEKDIKSNIVGDTAK